TGCGTCCATGGGGAGCGGATATTCGCGGCATTTCTGGCGGTTCAGGTCCACATGGAGGTAACGGCCTGTCCAGCCGCCGAAAGAGGCAAGGGGGCGCATGGCTGTTGGCATCCTTTGGTTCCATAGGCTTCCCCGACCGCACGTATCTCCGGGGAGTGCTTTGTTTCGCGGGGTTATTGACGCACCCGCAGGCTTTTGTCTACATCTTGCCGCACCACCGTCGCATGGAGCATGTCGGATCTCCATGGACTTGGACGTGTTCAATGGTTTCTCAACGGGCCGCACCGGCCCCGGTTTCAGCGGTTCTCCGGGAGGGGATATGGCCAAGAGCAAGGATAGCGAATCCAAAAAAAAGGTGGATTTGTCCCGCCGTAATTTTTTGATGGGCTTTCGTCGCCTGAAAAAGCAAGAACCCGAGGAGGAGGCGGCTCCCCAAGCCTCTTTGGACGAAACCTACGCTCTGCTGCGCGACGCCAACCTCGCCTTTCGGGACGAAGAATACGAAAAGGCCAGGGATCTGTACAAGGAATTCCTCATGGAGGAACCCCGCAATGCGGATGCGCGTCTGCGTCTGGGCCGTTGCCTGTACAAACTGGGCAAGTTCATCCAGGCCAAGGTGGAGTTTGAGCGCGTGCTGCGGGAGCGGCGCGACGACAAGCAGGCCATGTTGCATCTCGGCCTGGCCCTGGCCCGCATGAACAAGCCGGGCAAGGCCGCGGTGATCTGGCAGATGTACTTTGATCCCGAAGCCATTCCTGTGCAGCGGGAAATCAACGTGCAACTGGCCTTTTTGGAGTCGGACGACATGGAAGCCCCGGACGGTGGTACCATGGCCGACGCCGTGGAAGCGGCCATGGAGGAGTGGACCCGGCAGCAGTCCTGACGCGGCCGAAACGAATGATTTTTGCCGCAGGCGAAGAACGTCCGCTCAGCAGGTTTTATTCTTTTTATAGGCTTCGGCCTTGGCCTGGCGTTCCTTGTGCAGGTCTTGGGCAATGCTGTTCATGCGTTCACGGATGAACTGTTCCGACAAGGCACCGGCAGCCTTCTTTTCGTCGTTCTCTCCGGTTCCCTGCTGTCCCGCTCCGGTCAGGCCGTGGGCGGCAAGGTCTTCGGCCACCTGTTTTTCCATGCGTTCGGATTCCAAAAACATGAGATAGGCCAGGGATGCGGCCGCATTGTTTTCCTCACTGCCGTCAGCGATGAGTTCGATTTGTTCCAAAGGCACGGTCTCGAAGAGTCGGTCCAGGAACATGTTCACCCATTTGGCGTAGAGGTCGGGCAGAACCGGCGGCACCAGCTCGGCCACCTGTTCCGCTGCGCCGTCCGCAGCCATGCCCGTAACCAGCAGGTATTCGGTCAGGGCTTCCTTGCGGCGGTCCGCATCGCGGTCCACGCGTTCCATGATCACTCCGAAGAGATGTTCGCGTATGGTCTGGACATCGGGCATAAATGGCTCCCGTGATGGATTGCTGGATGATTTCGTAGGCGGCAGGGTAGCGGAACGAACGCCCGGGTGCAAGGGCTGGCGCACGGGGGGGCGAGGCGTCTGGTTTGGGTCGGGTGGTCCATATTTTCCCCATCCCTTCCCTGCCCGTTGCTGTTCGTTTTCCGCTTTGCCACAGCCGCGTTTGTCCAGGCAGTCGGTGGAACGCCGATGCGTTGTGGAAAATTACCTTCCCGGAATGTAATGCTTTTCATCCGCGGTCTTTTGGCGTACCGCAAAACCATGAACTGGCTGCCACCCTCCTGGATTCCATTGTGCAATGTCGTGCTGTCCTTTGTGATCATGCTCGTTCTGGTTCGCTTTCGTTTCCCTTTGGGCGGAGCGATTTTGGCGGGCAGTCTGGCCCTGGGGCTGCTTTTCGGCATGTCCCTGCCGGATTGGGGCATGGCCGTGTTGTCGGCTCCGTTTGAAGAAAAACCGTTATTTTTGACGGCCATTATCGGATTGATCATGGCCCTGAGCCATCTTTTGGAGAAGAGCGGTCAGACCGGGCGGATCATGCATTCTGTCTCCGGGCTGATTCGCAATCCCCGTTTGCGCATGGCTTTTTTCGCGTCCCTGATCGGGCTGCTGCCCATGCCGGGCGGCGCGATTTTTTCCGCTCCGCTGGTACGCGGGGCCGCGCAGGATCTGGATGTTTCCCCGGACCGGCTGGCTTTGATCAACTATTGGTTCCGCCATGTCTGGGAGCTGGCCTGGCCCTTGTACCCCGGTGTGATTTTGGCCGCGGCCCTGGCCGGATTGCCCATCTCCTCCCTGCTGTCCCTGACCTTTCCCGGCCTGTTGCTGAGCCTGCTGTTGGGATGTTGGTTTTTTCTCCGTCCGGGCGTCTTACCCCTGGAACGGCGCGCCGACGCTCCAGAGGCCACCCCTCCCGGTCCGGTGTCCTGGTCCGCCATTGCCCGAGAGGGTTTGCCGCTGTTGGTGGCCATATTCGGCGCCGTGGGCCTGGAGGTGGTTATCGGCGTGTTGCAATTGCCGATTCCCTTTGAATTGGGCATGTGTGCGGCCTTGGCCCTGGCCATTGCCGTGGGAGTGGTCCAGAATACCGGAGGCGGGCGACTGTTGTTTCAGGCACTTACAGGACGGCCGTTTTTGTCCATGCTGTTCGTTATCGTGGGCATATTCGGCTACCAGGAGGTGCTGCGGGCCGCCGGAGCCGTGGAACGCATCGCCGAGCTGACGGGCGGGGGCGCGGCCCTGGCGTTCACCGCCGGGCTACTGCCGCTGCTCGTGGGAACGGTGACCGGCATTACCCTGGCCTATGTCGGCTCCACCTTTCCGCTGATTTTGGGCATGGCCGCCAATACGGGAACCGATCCCCTGGCCTGCGTGGTGTTGGGCATGTTTGCCGGATATGCGGGAATCATGGCCTCGCCTTTGCACATTTGTCTGGTGTTGACCTGTCAGTATTTCGGTACGGACATCACCCGTGTCTGGCGGCGGCTTCTTCTGCCTTCGGTCCTGTTGCTGGTGGCGGGGTACGTCTACTTCTTCCTGTTGTTGTAGGTGGGTGTTCAAAACCACAGGCTCGTTGTTTTTCCAAAAGAAAACGGCCCGTTCGTCAGGAACAGGCCGTTTTTTTTTTGGGAGTCGGGCCGCATGCGGGGCGACCGTGTTCCTCAATAGATCTTGCGACGGGAAAAGCTCGCACCCAGTACGTTGAAGGTATTTTCCACAATGAACAGGGATTGGTCGTCATGCGTGAAGACCAGTTCTTCCAGTCGCTTGAGCTGGATGTTGTTGATCACGGTCATGAGCAGGTCGCGGTCCGTGCCGGTGTACGCGCCCCGGCCGTGCAGGAAGGTCGCCCCGATGTGCATTTCTTCCAAAATGGTTGCAGCCAGTTTTTGCGGATCCCGGCTGATGATGAATACAATTTTGCGCTGCGAAAACATGGACAGGATGTATTCGGTGCAGACCGAGGAGATGAAAACCAGGATCAGCGAGGCCACAACCGCGTCCGGGGACATGCGGGTGACCATGAGCGCGAAGAGCATGGCGTTGAAGATCAGGTAGGTTTTGCCCACGCCCAGGTTGTATTTTCGGTTCAGCATGACGGCCAGCACGTCCAGGCCGCCTGCCGAGCCGAGGGACCGCAGCATTACGCCGCCCCCGGCGCCGCAAATCACGCCACCGGCCACGGCCGCATAGAGCTGGCTTTGAATGCCGAAGTCCAATTGGATCAGATCGAACGCCAGAATGGTCACCACGGTGGCATACAGCGAGTACCAGAAAAAGCGGTGGCTGACGAAAAACCAGCTGAGCACGAACAAAGGCACACTGAGTAGCGCGAACCAGAGGCTCGTGCTCATCACGCCCGAAAGGTAGTGCATGAACAGGGCGAGACCGAACAGGCCGCCCGTGATGAATTCATGGTGTACGACCGCGCCCTGGGCGCCTATCGCGAAAATGATGCTGCCCAGCGTGAGCAGCAGCAGGTTCCACCACACCGAGTATGTGTATTCCGTATTGGGCATTGTAAGGCCTTTTCAGGTTGCTGAACAAAGGGAAACAGTGCTTTTTTGAAAATACCGAACCGTTGCCGGATTGGGGCGCGGTGCGGGTTTTTCATCGCCGTTCCGGTTTGGGGCAACCTGTGGTTTCGATGGGGTTGCGGGCTGTTCGTTGTCGTAGAGAAAAACGGCTCGGGTCGATGCACGTTGGTACTCCGGCCCTGTACCTATGCCGACCGTGTTTGACAACCCCCGGACCGGGCCAAGACGCAAAAAAAGAATGGCGCCGCGTCTATACCTGCCATGCTGAAACTGCTATGCAAGGAAACGGAAAAAAGCGCCCATGACCGTACAGGCCGGAATATATCGTTTATCCGGCTTCGGTGGAAGTGCTCAGGGTGCATATTGTTTTTTTGCGGGAGGGGACGGCTCGTGAAACAGTGGTATCGGTTTTGTATCGTATTGTTGGCCGCAGTGGCCCTGTTCGGCTTTGCAAACTATGCGGCGTATGCAAAATCGCCCCCGTATGAGGATAATTACGGCGGCATCTGGCGTACGGATTGGGAGGACGTCATGTTCAGCATGGACTATGACGGACTGGTCACCGGAGCGTTCGATGCTGGAAAGGGCGGTCGGCTCGGCGGCGTGGTGCGGGTGGAGACTTTGCACGGGGTCTGGGCTGCGGACCAGGGGCAGACGCCATGCTCTGAAGAGCGCTGGGGAAGCCGCTATTGGGGCGACGTGGTCATGGTGTTCGATTACGGCGGAAATGGTCTTTCCGGCAAATGGGGCGCCTGCGGGGAGCCTCCGTCAACGCCTTTTACCGGCCGACGGCTCAAAATGCTGGAGATGAACGCCACGATCCCTATTCCGAGCGGCAAGCCCGTGCCTTCGCTGGATCCTGATTCCGTGGCGGTGCCCGCCGCACCCGGGTCGGATTATGTAGATGCGACACCCGGCATCGGCGGACCCGAGGGAACAGTGCCGGCAGATCCGGATCAGGCCGTTGCCGCGGATGTGGGACCAGCAGAACCGCCCGCGGATTTTCCCACATTGCCCGACTTTGCGCCCGTGCGGAGCGCCTTGACCGATCCGGCGGAGCTTTTGCCGCCCGATACCGCCTTGGATACGGTGCTGAATGGCGAGGTTTGGGAGATTGACGCGTTGGTGGACAAAGAGCCGGAGCGTTATTTGTCCGTGGGCTGGCCCTACCGCATGGCCTATGCCTCCTACCTGCCGCTGGGCAAGGAGCAGCCCATGCTGGACGTGCGGGTCTACACGGGTAATGACGCTGCCCTGAAGATCATTGAAGGCACTGGCCGGGAGTCCCTGCGGGATGCCAGGGATTGCGGCATCGTTGAAGGTGCCTTCAAGGGGACGGAATACGGCCGGTTCGTGCTTTGGTTCCGCCATAACGGGGCGGCTCTGCGCCTTTCCGGGCCTGACGAACCGTTGGTGCAAAAGCTGGCCCGTATTCTTCTGGATCGTTCGTAGGGGGGGACATGCGCAAGAGCATACTTGTTTGTTGTG
The Paucidesulfovibrio gracilis DSM 16080 DNA segment above includes these coding regions:
- a CDS encoding DUF401 family protein, with product MLFIRGLLAYRKTMNWLPPSWIPLCNVVLSFVIMLVLVRFRFPLGGAILAGSLALGLLFGMSLPDWGMAVLSAPFEEKPLFLTAIIGLIMALSHLLEKSGQTGRIMHSVSGLIRNPRLRMAFFASLIGLLPMPGGAIFSAPLVRGAAQDLDVSPDRLALINYWFRHVWELAWPLYPGVILAAALAGLPISSLLSLTFPGLLLSLLLGCWFFLRPGVLPLERRADAPEATPPGPVSWSAIAREGLPLLVAIFGAVGLEVVIGVLQLPIPFELGMCAALALAIAVGVVQNTGGGRLLFQALTGRPFLSMLFVIVGIFGYQEVLRAAGAVERIAELTGGGAALAFTAGLLPLLVGTVTGITLAYVGSTFPLILGMAANTGTDPLACVVLGMFAGYAGIMASPLHICLVLTCQYFGTDITRVWRRLLLPSVLLLVAGYVYFFLLL
- a CDS encoding tetratricopeptide repeat protein; translated protein: MAKSKDSESKKKVDLSRRNFLMGFRRLKKQEPEEEAAPQASLDETYALLRDANLAFRDEEYEKARDLYKEFLMEEPRNADARLRLGRCLYKLGKFIQAKVEFERVLRERRDDKQAMLHLGLALARMNKPGKAAVIWQMYFDPEAIPVQREINVQLAFLESDDMEAPDGGTMADAVEAAMEEWTRQQS
- a CDS encoding YitT family protein; translated protein: MPNTEYTYSVWWNLLLLTLGSIIFAIGAQGAVVHHEFITGGLFGLALFMHYLSGVMSTSLWFALLSVPLFVLSWFFVSHRFFWYSLYATVVTILAFDLIQLDFGIQSQLYAAVAGGVICGAGGGVMLRSLGSAGGLDVLAVMLNRKYNLGVGKTYLIFNAMLFALMVTRMSPDAVVASLILVFISSVCTEYILSMFSQRKIVFIISRDPQKLAATILEEMHIGATFLHGRGAYTGTDRDLLMTVINNIQLKRLEELVFTHDDQSLFIVENTFNVLGASFSRRKIY